A genomic stretch from Desulfofalx alkaliphila DSM 12257 includes:
- a CDS encoding NAD(P)/FAD-dependent oxidoreductase, with amino-acid sequence MPAILGKKIIVVGGGAAGLMAALAAANNGAQVKVLERMNRVGKKILATGNGRCNFTNISSNIERYYHGKNPRFVYGALNKFNVQQTMEYFEYLGIAAKVEEGGKVYPMSDQSSSVLDVLRYQLEKLHVTTVTDAEVENIHVSEGEFIVDTKEKGRFISQRLILATGGKSYPNLGSNGSGYQLAKNLGHRLVEPFPALVQVKLAEKFYKQIKGIKFVGDLEVVVNEKTIIKATGEILFTEYGISGPPVLAVSRKVNEMLRSNKKVYLKPVILKQFTPGQLEQMLLYRFQTQPQKTLAFSFVGLINKQLAPVLLKEAGIKDINKPAGDVTASEIKQIVSILQDWRLKATGTKGWNSAQVTAGGVDVQDVNPKTMESKLVPGLFFAGELLDIDGDCGGFNLQWAWSSGYVAGENAAVL; translated from the coding sequence ATGCCTGCGATTTTGGGTAAAAAAATAATAGTTGTGGGCGGCGGAGCCGCCGGTTTAATGGCAGCCCTGGCTGCAGCCAATAACGGAGCCCAGGTTAAGGTGCTGGAACGTATGAATAGAGTGGGCAAAAAAATACTGGCCACCGGAAATGGGCGTTGCAATTTTACTAATATAAGCTCTAACATAGAGCGTTATTATCACGGAAAAAATCCCAGGTTTGTTTACGGAGCACTAAACAAGTTTAATGTGCAGCAAACAATGGAGTATTTTGAGTACCTGGGAATAGCGGCCAAAGTTGAGGAAGGCGGTAAAGTTTACCCCATGTCAGATCAGTCTTCCAGTGTATTAGATGTTCTGCGCTACCAACTGGAAAAACTGCATGTAACCACCGTTACCGATGCTGAGGTTGAAAATATCCATGTCAGTGAGGGTGAATTTATCGTAGACACCAAAGAAAAGGGAAGGTTTATTTCCCAGCGCCTAATATTGGCAACGGGCGGCAAAAGTTATCCCAACTTAGGGTCAAACGGCAGCGGCTACCAACTGGCAAAAAATCTGGGGCATCGCCTTGTGGAACCATTTCCTGCACTGGTGCAAGTGAAGCTGGCAGAAAAATTCTATAAACAAATTAAAGGCATAAAGTTTGTAGGAGACCTTGAAGTGGTGGTCAACGAAAAAACTATAATTAAGGCCACCGGGGAAATTTTATTTACCGAATATGGTATTTCCGGCCCGCCGGTACTGGCGGTGAGCAGAAAAGTTAATGAGATGCTGCGGAGCAATAAAAAGGTATATTTAAAACCGGTTATTTTAAAACAATTTACTCCTGGGCAGTTAGAACAAATGCTGCTTTATCGCTTTCAAACCCAGCCCCAGAAAACCTTGGCATTTAGTTTTGTGGGCCTGATTAATAAGCAGTTGGCCCCTGTGCTCTTGAAAGAGGCAGGTATAAAAGATATTAATAAACCGGCAGGGGACGTCACTGCCTCCGAAATTAAACAAATAGTATCAATATTGCAGGACTGGAGGCTTAAAGCCACCGGAACCAAAGGTTGGAATTCTGCCCAAGTTACTGCAGGGGGTGTTGATGTTCAGGATGTAAACCCAAAGACAATGGAATCTAAACTTGTACCCGGTTTATTTTTTGCCGGTGAACTGTTGGATATAGACGGAGATTGTGGTGGATTTAATTTGCAATGGGCCTGGTCATCGGGATATGTGGCAGGTGAAAATGCGGCCGTTTTATAG
- a CDS encoding O-methyltransferase, with the protein MLKGKLLPQNEEYYLIIEVAMNGLLRDEVIKYIRDLMPPRDELLVNMELEAAQKMVPIVEPEVAQMLYWLALSHNVTRVLEVGTAIGYSTLWLAKAVLPRGGSITTIEINKPRYESAKSNFKRAGVEDDINLIFGDARELIYEMTGPYDFIFLDAAKGKYLDFLEQCINILTPGGLLVADDVFMRGMVISGEVDKKRNKTAVKRLRDYLKAVTGHPQLETVIIPFSDGLALSYKK; encoded by the coding sequence ATGCTAAAAGGAAAACTCCTTCCCCAAAACGAAGAATATTATTTAATAATTGAGGTAGCAATGAATGGATTATTAAGGGATGAAGTAATTAAATACATTAGAGACTTGATGCCCCCAAGGGATGAACTGTTGGTAAATATGGAATTGGAAGCAGCCCAAAAGATGGTGCCTATTGTTGAGCCGGAAGTGGCACAAATGCTTTATTGGCTGGCCTTGTCCCACAATGTTACCCGGGTGCTGGAAGTTGGCACTGCCATAGGTTACTCTACCCTTTGGCTGGCCAAAGCCGTTTTACCCAGGGGTGGTAGCATTACAACCATAGAAATTAATAAACCCCGTTATGAATCGGCCAAAAGCAACTTTAAAAGAGCGGGAGTAGAAGATGATATTAATTTAATCTTCGGTGATGCCAGAGAGTTAATTTATGAAATGACCGGTCCCTATGATTTTATATTTTTGGATGCTGCTAAAGGGAAGTATTTAGATTTTTTAGAGCAGTGCATAAACATTTTAACTCCCGGCGGTTTGTTGGTGGCTGATGATGTCTTTATGCGGGGAATGGTAATATCAGGGGAGGTGGATAAAAAAAGAAACAAAACAGCAGTTAAAAGGCTGCGGGATTATTTAAAGGCAGTGACAGGGCATCCGCAATTGGAAACGGTGATCATTCCCTTTAGCGACGGGTTGGCGTTGAGTTATAAAAAATAA
- a CDS encoding copper transporter, producing the protein MIIDFRYHVVTLVAVFLALGIGIIIGSALLGSEAIVQQQREMTDRLEAQLQEIRMENKTVQARINELEVDGTIQKQFEKQVLPVLVSGKLAEQNVVIIETNNYGMRDELLSTLEMAGAQVSSVTTLLNGLNPGAQGDELRSSLGLEEGDEGRITEQLARLIAEGIVTGDKQAAFNTLAQSDMIKNVGEYGVPLNAVIIIGGSHDESLVKTDVIDNVMISYFLDKGIPVFGLEDSNATISYMEEYQKFNISTVDNIDTVPGQLALVMAMSGKSGHYGVKPTAQRLLPTLE; encoded by the coding sequence GTGATAATAGATTTCCGCTATCACGTGGTTACCCTTGTGGCGGTATTTTTAGCACTGGGCATAGGCATTATTATAGGTAGTGCTTTGTTAGGCAGCGAAGCTATTGTGCAACAACAAAGGGAAATGACTGACCGATTAGAAGCACAGCTGCAAGAAATACGCATGGAAAACAAAACGGTGCAGGCCCGTATTAATGAACTTGAGGTTGACGGGACCATACAAAAACAATTTGAAAAACAGGTGCTTCCGGTGCTTGTTTCCGGAAAACTTGCTGAGCAGAATGTGGTAATTATTGAAACCAATAATTATGGAATGAGGGATGAACTGTTAAGTACCTTGGAGATGGCCGGAGCCCAGGTATCATCCGTCACAACCCTGTTAAACGGCTTAAATCCCGGTGCCCAAGGTGATGAATTAAGGTCAAGTCTGGGATTGGAAGAAGGGGATGAAGGCCGGATCACTGAGCAATTGGCCCGGCTCATTGCCGAAGGAATAGTGACAGGGGATAAACAAGCAGCCTTTAATACTTTAGCCCAGTCGGATATGATAAAGAATGTCGGTGAATACGGGGTACCCCTTAATGCGGTGATAATTATCGGCGGAAGCCACGATGAATCCTTGGTAAAAACAGATGTAATAGATAATGTAATGATAAGTTACTTTTTAGACAAGGGCATCCCTGTGTTTGGCTTGGAAGATTCAAATGCAACCATTTCATATATGGAAGAGTATCAAAAGTTTAACATTAGCACCGTTGACAACATAGATACTGTACCTGGCCAACTGGCGCTGGTGATGGCAATGTCCGGAAAATCCGGACACTATGGGGTAAAACCCACAGCCCAGAGGCTGCTGCCCACACTGGAATAA
- a CDS encoding methyl-accepting chemotaxis protein, with translation MENPKMTGVRQIWGSLKFRLIFTFLAVALIPLIGASYYSVTKSEEVLQQQFEAQTQRLLETNLRDVLTAERNLIVELSKNPYITAMDYTLSEPYFQGFLKDNPQYSHLLICDSEGVEIAHSEGEEHHGVSIADRDYFYVPWETGEPVISEATFSRSTGRKIIGLGVPIFNNDNEKVGVLVGFIKLGHISASISQNSVTESGYSFMVNKEGFYISHPDENKLLVENPFTDASDDRFREVAEKMIDQQTGLDQVLIDGEEMVIAYGPAGLNNWSLAMVSPASEVYAVANGLKVDTYKILALIAVLVLAVVMVVTGRIMKPINSYMHLINQRDFSKSIHGSDELGQAFNKMATEIKGLLSNISGGIDNLNTASNQFKEVSVHSADAANDVASKVQQIAEASLTQQEKVQEVYTFIHNLNEQIVKIKDDLDLTKDNSEHAYSSARDGQQLVEAMAVSIDTLGRKTNEINSIVETISNIAEQTNLLALNAAIEAARAGDQGRGFAVVAEEVRKLASQSAEATTEISSLLQEIKADVGNVVKLATADSSANNVVKAFEEILDKTRLVSDNVLSVVSEAHAIERESEAIKSEISAVAELAANTAESVEGIAAYTEEQSATVEELSSSAEELNVMADKMKSVVDKFKY, from the coding sequence TTGGAAAATCCTAAAATGACCGGCGTGAGGCAAATTTGGGGCAGTCTTAAGTTCAGGTTGATTTTTACCTTTTTAGCGGTGGCTTTAATACCTTTAATTGGAGCCTCATACTACAGCGTAACTAAATCTGAAGAAGTTTTGCAACAGCAGTTCGAAGCTCAAACCCAACGCCTATTGGAAACAAACTTAAGGGATGTTCTTACCGCCGAGCGAAATTTAATAGTGGAATTGTCTAAAAACCCATACATTACAGCAATGGACTACACCTTATCTGAGCCATATTTCCAGGGTTTTTTAAAAGACAACCCACAATACTCACACCTGCTGATTTGTGATTCAGAAGGCGTTGAAATAGCTCACTCTGAAGGGGAAGAGCATCACGGGGTTAGTATAGCGGACCGTGACTATTTTTATGTGCCCTGGGAGACCGGTGAACCGGTAATATCCGAGGCCACCTTTTCCCGAAGCACCGGCAGAAAAATTATTGGCTTGGGTGTACCGATATTCAATAATGACAATGAAAAGGTTGGCGTGCTGGTAGGATTTATTAAATTGGGGCATATTTCAGCAAGCATCAGCCAAAACAGTGTTACAGAGTCCGGTTATTCATTTATGGTTAACAAAGAAGGGTTTTATATCAGTCACCCCGATGAAAATAAGCTCTTGGTGGAAAATCCTTTCACCGATGCCAGTGATGACCGATTCAGAGAAGTGGCTGAAAAAATGATTGATCAGCAAACCGGTTTAGATCAAGTGCTTATCGACGGTGAAGAGATGGTAATTGCTTACGGCCCTGCCGGGTTAAACAACTGGTCCTTGGCCATGGTCAGCCCCGCAAGTGAAGTGTACGCAGTGGCCAACGGGTTAAAGGTGGATACATATAAAATACTGGCTTTAATTGCAGTATTGGTATTGGCGGTTGTAATGGTAGTTACCGGCAGAATAATGAAGCCAATTAATAGTTATATGCATTTAATTAATCAACGGGATTTTTCAAAGAGTATCCATGGCAGCGATGAATTGGGCCAGGCCTTTAATAAAATGGCGACTGAAATTAAAGGTTTGCTATCTAATATTAGCGGCGGCATTGACAATTTAAACACAGCATCTAACCAATTTAAAGAAGTATCGGTGCACTCTGCAGACGCCGCCAATGATGTTGCCTCTAAAGTTCAACAAATTGCTGAAGCTTCATTAACACAGCAGGAAAAAGTGCAAGAGGTATATACCTTTATTCATAATCTTAATGAACAGATTGTTAAAATTAAGGATGATTTAGATCTTACCAAAGATAATTCGGAGCATGCCTATTCATCTGCCCGTGATGGCCAGCAGTTGGTGGAAGCGATGGCTGTTTCCATTGATACCTTAGGGCGCAAAACCAATGAAATCAACAGTATTGTTGAAACCATCAGTAACATTGCAGAGCAGACAAACCTGTTGGCACTGAATGCAGCCATAGAAGCTGCCCGTGCCGGAGACCAGGGCAGAGGTTTTGCGGTGGTTGCTGAAGAGGTGAGGAAACTGGCTTCCCAAAGTGCTGAAGCCACCACTGAAATAAGTTCACTTTTACAAGAGATTAAAGCAGACGTTGGTAATGTGGTTAAGTTGGCAACCGCCGACAGCAGTGCAAATAACGTAGTAAAAGCCTTTGAAGAAATTCTGGATAAAACTCGGCTGGTATCTGATAATGTTCTTTCGGTGGTATCCGAGGCCCACGCCATTGAAAGGGAAAGCGAAGCCATTAAGTCAGAAATTAGTGCCGTTGCGGAATTGGCAGCAAACACCGCAGAGAGCGTGGAGGGCATAGCGGCCTATACCGAGGAACAGTCGGCCACCGTTGAAGAATTGTCCAGCTCTGCCGAGGAACTAAATGTCATGGCAGATAAGATGAAAAGTGTGGTTGATAAATTCAAATATTAA
- a CDS encoding (Fe-S)-binding protein, which translates to MKPQDFGKPSEQLFKLDKLMPLPAPYDKPGMEPDFKELRDSWKEGYCSTLDGFVGNDTLVRPKTKEEEDEMVKKFLSGLEKLFSDETNRVYLQPLALSFEYCAKCNTCSEACHVFKASGGVEAYRPIFRSEVLRSIYRKHKQGGSLISRFIGGDIDINYETVMRLGELAYRCNLCRRCAQTCPLGLDNGLLTREIRKIFSMEMGIAPKPLHESGTVKQLETGSSTGITKEAFMDLIEFMEEDIEERTGKKYKVPVDKKGADILLVHNAGEYMAWPENPAAFTIIFEEAGLDWTLSSDMIGYDNVNYGLFYDDAQGRKIGAAQLKAAKELGVRRIVQAECGHAHKASLVSMDRIMVGEDNIPRESFLPLLADLIKKNVFKLDPTRNNFPVTLHDPCNMARMMGIIKPQREILKAIAPQFREMTPHGVNNYCCGGGSGFAIMNSFNFTDFRNKVSSRMKFKQILEAFQDSIEDVETPKYVVAPCSNCKGAIRDILAYYQATAKFNVHYGGLVELVVNAMVDLDKPFLEFLLDDEDMMF; encoded by the coding sequence ATGAAACCACAAGATTTTGGTAAGCCCTCTGAGCAGTTGTTTAAGCTGGACAAGCTGATGCCACTGCCGGCACCTTACGATAAACCGGGAATGGAACCGGACTTTAAAGAGTTAAGGGATTCATGGAAAGAAGGATATTGCTCTACCTTAGATGGTTTTGTAGGAAACGATACACTGGTGAGGCCGAAAACCAAAGAGGAAGAGGATGAAATGGTGAAGAAGTTTCTCAGCGGCCTTGAGAAGCTGTTTTCTGATGAAACTAACCGTGTTTACTTACAACCTTTGGCCTTGTCCTTTGAATACTGTGCTAAGTGCAATACCTGCTCTGAAGCCTGTCATGTTTTCAAGGCCAGCGGTGGTGTAGAAGCCTACAGGCCAATTTTCCGTTCAGAGGTATTGCGCAGCATTTATAGAAAGCATAAGCAGGGTGGAAGTCTTATCAGCAGGTTTATTGGCGGAGATATTGACATTAACTATGAGACCGTTATGCGTTTGGGCGAACTGGCATACCGCTGTAACCTCTGCCGTCGTTGTGCTCAAACCTGTCCACTGGGATTGGATAATGGTTTATTAACAAGGGAAATCAGAAAAATATTCAGTATGGAAATGGGTATTGCTCCTAAACCGCTTCATGAGAGTGGTACAGTAAAACAACTAGAGACCGGCTCCAGCACAGGCATTACCAAAGAGGCATTTATGGACCTAATTGAATTCATGGAAGAAGATATTGAAGAAAGAACCGGCAAGAAATATAAGGTACCGGTGGACAAAAAGGGTGCAGATATTCTCTTGGTACACAACGCCGGTGAGTACATGGCATGGCCGGAAAACCCAGCAGCCTTTACCATCATTTTTGAAGAAGCCGGCTTAGATTGGACGCTAAGCAGTGACATGATCGGCTATGACAACGTTAACTACGGTCTCTTTTACGATGATGCCCAAGGAAGAAAAATTGGGGCGGCTCAATTAAAAGCTGCTAAGGAGCTTGGGGTTAGAAGAATAGTTCAAGCTGAATGTGGACACGCCCACAAAGCTTCCTTGGTAAGTATGGACCGCATTATGGTTGGGGAGGACAACATCCCCCGCGAAAGTTTCTTGCCGCTATTGGCTGACTTAATTAAGAAAAATGTGTTTAAATTGGACCCCACGAGAAATAACTTCCCTGTTACCTTGCACGACCCTTGTAACATGGCGCGTATGATGGGAATTATAAAGCCCCAGCGGGAAATATTAAAGGCTATAGCTCCCCAGTTTAGGGAAATGACTCCTCATGGGGTAAACAATTATTGCTGTGGTGGTGGCAGTGGTTTTGCCATCATGAACTCCTTTAACTTCACAGATTTTAGAAACAAGGTATCCAGCAGAATGAAATTTAAGCAAATACTGGAGGCATTCCAGGATTCCATTGAAGATGTGGAAACTCCCAAATATGTGGTTGCACCTTGTTCGAACTGTAAAGGTGCCATCAGGGACATCCTGGCATATTACCAAGCCACTGCTAAATTCAATGTGCATTACGGTGGCCTGGTTGAGCTAGTGGTAAATGCCATGGTAGACCTGGATAAGCCATTCTTGGAATTCTTACTGGACGATGAAGATATGATGTTTTAA
- a CDS encoding nitrate reductase gamma subunit — MFLTVFIYLSIIAFVGLSLYKAYQFSKMPMHGRWELYPVPKEPDGKGHYGGSYYEDLEWWNKPRRVSYVGELVDMAKEMLFIKNLFVNQRRQWWICYAMHLGIYLLVLWAVMLLVGAITILSGGAVAADAGSWGALVYYVTFLSGAAGAILLAVGSIGMYLKRSFSETLNKYTTPLEYFNLFFLFVVALSGIIVWAGDIGFNYGREIMVALLTFSPIQADLALTVHILLLGAVMIYIPQTKMSHYVGKYFAFHKVLWENEPNLRNSKMERIVKEALSYKPKASWSAPHINPGAAAKKD, encoded by the coding sequence TTGTTTTTGACGGTCTTTATTTATCTATCCATTATTGCATTTGTAGGCTTATCTTTATACAAAGCCTACCAGTTTTCTAAAATGCCTATGCATGGGCGCTGGGAACTGTATCCGGTGCCAAAGGAGCCTGACGGAAAAGGTCATTATGGCGGTTCTTACTATGAGGATTTAGAGTGGTGGAATAAGCCCAGGAGAGTTTCCTATGTTGGCGAACTAGTGGACATGGCCAAAGAAATGCTCTTCATCAAAAACTTGTTTGTTAACCAAAGGCGTCAATGGTGGATTTGCTATGCAATGCACCTAGGTATTTACCTGCTGGTTTTATGGGCAGTTATGCTCTTGGTGGGTGCCATTACCATACTGTCCGGCGGTGCTGTGGCAGCCGATGCCGGTAGCTGGGGTGCCCTGGTATACTACGTAACATTTCTTTCCGGTGCTGCCGGTGCTATTTTATTGGCGGTGGGCTCCATCGGTATGTACCTGAAGAGAAGCTTTAGTGAAACCTTAAACAAATACACCACTCCACTGGAGTATTTTAACCTGTTCTTCCTGTTTGTTGTGGCACTGTCCGGTATAATAGTATGGGCCGGAGATATTGGTTTCAATTATGGTAGGGAAATTATGGTGGCACTGCTCACATTCTCTCCCATCCAGGCTGATCTTGCACTGACTGTTCATATTTTGCTGTTAGGTGCAGTAATGATTTACATTCCGCAAACCAAGATGAGCCATTATGTGGGCAAATACTTTGCTTTCCACAAGGTGCTGTGGGAAAATGAACCTAACTTGAGAAACTCTAAGATGGAACGTATCGTTAAAGAGGCTCTTAGCTATAAGCCCAAGGCATCCTGGTCTGCACCGCACATAAACCCGGGTGCTGCTGCTAAAAAAGATTAA
- a CDS encoding DUF4365 domain-containing protein: MTCRIVDYADQMTGEPSGNAQLTSTLAHRIFLGALPNSWVPREKCPDYAIDYNIEIMKNNKSTGVFFGVNVKGTKKPSYGRDYLSIPMETNLLSYYYHEVKIPVFLIVVDVTRKAAFWLLTQEYVYKILEKTNPGWREQKTISLNIHLSNKLDKSGERFENAVISGMEFLYLQQFQLPYKEVTERIEKFYNSEAMDLAVKKERERQFGIKTTSYSCSQSICQEEYDTIDKQADFEIKASLIIAENLSIKDPKENREAYYHLSDALAIAGHRANPRIRYIAMGERYYHDYIYHLMNFFNINPDMSVNQLHLRYHTYFVAMGELIETIYSALDEEELVAASMLLVRLADIYFSAFPFICTALGHNKAFPLLDSAQELLELAHNLTSAVENPGAILQ, encoded by the coding sequence GTGACGTGTCGTATTGTGGATTATGCAGACCAAATGACAGGTGAACCCTCAGGAAATGCACAATTAACTTCTACCCTGGCACACAGGATTTTTCTTGGTGCTCTCCCTAACTCATGGGTTCCACGGGAAAAATGCCCAGATTACGCCATTGATTATAATATTGAAATTATGAAAAACAACAAATCCACCGGGGTGTTTTTCGGAGTAAATGTTAAAGGTACAAAGAAACCATCGTACGGTCGTGATTATTTAAGTATTCCAATGGAAACAAACTTACTGTCATATTACTACCATGAAGTTAAAATACCGGTATTTTTAATTGTAGTTGATGTTACGCGAAAAGCTGCCTTTTGGCTCTTAACCCAAGAATATGTTTACAAAATACTGGAAAAAACAAACCCCGGCTGGCGAGAACAAAAAACCATTTCTTTAAACATACACTTGTCTAACAAACTGGATAAGTCCGGAGAACGATTTGAAAATGCCGTTATAAGCGGGATGGAGTTTTTATATCTGCAGCAATTTCAGCTTCCTTATAAAGAAGTAACTGAACGTATTGAGAAGTTTTATAATTCCGAAGCCATGGATTTAGCTGTAAAAAAAGAAAGGGAAAGACAATTCGGTATCAAAACAACAAGCTATAGCTGCAGCCAAAGCATCTGTCAGGAGGAATATGATACTATTGATAAACAAGCCGACTTTGAAATCAAGGCCAGTTTAATTATAGCTGAAAACCTTAGTATAAAGGATCCCAAAGAAAACAGGGAAGCATATTACCACCTCAGTGATGCCCTGGCCATTGCCGGCCATAGAGCCAACCCCAGAATACGATATATAGCCATGGGCGAAAGGTACTATCATGACTATATTTATCACCTAATGAACTTCTTTAATATAAACCCGGATATGTCAGTCAATCAACTGCATTTAAGGTACCACACTTATTTTGTAGCCATGGGCGAACTAATTGAGACCATCTATTCAGCATTAGATGAAGAAGAATTGGTGGCAGCCTCTATGCTACTGGTGCGGCTGGCAGACATTTACTTTTCTGCTTTTCCTTTTATTTGTACAGCCCTTGGCCACAATAAGGCATTCCCTTTGCTTGACTCTGCCCAAGAGCTGCTGGAACTGGCCCATAATCTTACATCAGCCGTAGAAAATCCAGGGGCCATACTGCAATAA
- a CDS encoding Ig-like domain-containing protein, which translates to MALHITFRQMKLYALAIVSMLTLWLIMGHLVWVKTERVSADQISLEYYFLSPMGSKAMEGFTITSEIPGKGVNYSYSWQSPFHLKVLINEDYPRGIKYHYSFKKAKALIPPFTVTKKGTVLSEVIPELVSIYPEKNAPTKGPITLTFNTPIEQKSLNEMVTIDAEGKFYPLENDSSRWQFIPDEQLQYQKIYKITVKPGIKSKYRLTSNKEYQASFTTAPQFKVTETYPRGGDNSLWLSRTIKITTNQPIKEAAVTGNLDGEIQIDKYTLQYKPRRILSPNTQYQIKARITSIYQEKIDFHLSFKTTNIGNQRWLEIKAGNPCLVWLMEGKKELGQAEAWFTGELDKLPRVTMYESGRGRAIAHDNKESLPWVKLNTDILLHATTHSQEDNHRRLSLPRAYSCILLPNDIMNRISKEFENGFMVIVH; encoded by the coding sequence ATGGCTTTACATATTACCTTTAGGCAAATGAAACTATATGCCCTTGCTATAGTATCAATGCTTACCCTATGGCTAATAATGGGCCATTTGGTTTGGGTAAAGACTGAGCGGGTCAGTGCTGATCAAATTAGTCTAGAATACTATTTTTTATCACCCATGGGCAGCAAGGCAATGGAAGGCTTCACCATTACCTCTGAAATACCGGGCAAAGGGGTTAATTACTCATACAGCTGGCAATCACCCTTTCATTTAAAGGTTCTAATTAATGAAGATTATCCGCGGGGAATAAAATACCATTACTCATTTAAAAAGGCCAAAGCTTTAATACCGCCCTTTACCGTTACAAAAAAGGGAACTGTATTGAGCGAAGTTATACCTGAATTGGTGTCAATATATCCGGAGAAAAATGCACCTACCAAGGGACCGATTACACTCACCTTTAATACCCCAATAGAACAAAAGAGCCTTAACGAAATGGTTACCATAGATGCTGAAGGTAAATTTTATCCTTTAGAAAATGACAGCTCCCGTTGGCAGTTTATACCGGATGAGCAGCTGCAATATCAAAAAATTTACAAGATTACTGTTAAACCGGGTATAAAAAGCAAATACCGTCTAACCAGCAATAAAGAATATCAAGCATCCTTTACCACTGCACCACAGTTTAAAGTGACCGAAACCTATCCCAGGGGAGGGGACAATAGCCTATGGTTAAGCAGGACCATAAAAATCACCACCAACCAACCCATTAAAGAAGCAGCAGTAACCGGCAATTTAGACGGGGAAATACAAATAGATAAGTACACCCTGCAGTATAAGCCACGGAGAATTCTTTCGCCAAATACCCAGTATCAAATTAAAGCCCGCATCACCTCTATTTACCAGGAAAAAATTGATTTTCATTTATCTTTTAAAACCACCAACATCGGAAACCAGCGGTGGTTAGAGATAAAGGCAGGTAACCCCTGTTTGGTCTGGTTGATGGAAGGTAAGAAAGAGTTAGGCCAGGCAGAAGCTTGGTTCACCGGGGAGCTTGATAAATTACCCCGGGTAACCATGTACGAAAGCGGCCGGGGAAGAGCCATTGCCCATGATAATAAAGAAAGTTTACCCTGGGTGAAACTGAATACCGATATACTGTTACACGCCACAACCCATTCCCAGGAAGATAACCACCGCCGGTTATCGCTGCCCAGGGCCTACAGTTGTATTCTGCTTCCCAACGATATTATGAATAGGATTAGTAAAGAGTTTGAAAATGGCTTCATGGTGATAGTTCATTAA
- the steA gene encoding putative cytokinetic ring protein SteA, with product MHIKGTARLDRRTKNLVKRLQPGDIAVINHHELDKVAAQSLAGVKVKAVINAAPSLSADYPNLGPLTLLDSGIPLIDDVGEDLFELLAEGDKIEIINDEIYHGGKLIAKGKLLDREYVCNVMEQSKKNVNATLYKFVQNTLDYAHNEIDLICKDLPIPKVNVDFNNRHTLIVVRGHNYKEDLAAIKSYIDEVKPVLIGVDGGADALLEFGHQPDIIIGDMDSISNSALKCGAELIVHGYPDGRAPGLERVQNLGLKAQVFAARGTSEDIAMLLAYEKGTDLIVAVGTHSNMLEFLEKGRKGMASTFLVRLKVGSILVDAKGVNKLYKNPLKARYLAQVVLAAMVPLAVVMVIAPPTRELLRLIYIQFRILLGI from the coding sequence TTGCATATTAAAGGTACAGCAAGGCTTGATAGAAGAACTAAAAATCTGGTAAAGCGTCTGCAGCCCGGTGATATTGCAGTGATAAACCACCATGAGCTGGATAAGGTAGCTGCGCAGTCATTGGCCGGTGTTAAGGTTAAAGCTGTAATTAACGCTGCGCCCTCATTAAGTGCAGACTATCCCAACTTAGGTCCTTTAACCCTATTAGATTCTGGGATCCCTTTGATAGATGATGTAGGAGAAGACTTGTTCGAACTATTGGCCGAGGGCGATAAGATTGAGATAATAAATGATGAGATTTACCACGGCGGCAAGCTGATTGCTAAAGGAAAATTGTTAGATAGGGAATATGTTTGTAATGTAATGGAGCAATCTAAAAAGAATGTTAATGCAACACTATATAAATTTGTCCAAAATACGCTTGATTATGCACATAATGAAATAGATTTGATATGTAAAGACTTGCCGATACCCAAGGTTAATGTTGATTTTAATAACCGTCATACGCTAATTGTTGTGCGAGGGCATAATTATAAAGAAGATTTGGCGGCAATTAAATCATATATAGATGAAGTGAAACCCGTTTTAATAGGTGTTGATGGTGGTGCGGATGCACTGCTGGAGTTTGGCCATCAGCCTGACATTATTATTGGCGATATGGACAGCATTAGTAATTCCGCCCTTAAGTGTGGTGCAGAGCTAATTGTTCATGGCTACCCTGATGGACGCGCACCTGGCTTAGAACGGGTTCAAAATTTGGGTTTAAAGGCCCAGGTCTTTGCTGCCCGCGGTACCAGTGAAGATATTGCAATGCTGCTTGCTTACGAAAAGGGAACAGATTTAATAGTTGCTGTGGGTACACATTCAAACATGCTTGAGTTTCTGGAAAAGGGCCGTAAAGGTATGGCCAGTACCTTTTTAGTACGTCTAAAGGTGGGATCAATTCTTGTTGATGCCAAGGGCGTAAATAAATTATATAAAAACCCGTTAAAGGCCAGGTATCTTGCTCAAGTTGTACTGGCAGCCATGGTTCCCTTGGCTGTGGTAATGGTTATTGCCCCTCCCACAAGAGAACTATTAAGACTTATATATATCCAGTTCAGAATTTTATTAGGAATCTAG